A portion of the Flavobacterium magnum genome contains these proteins:
- a CDS encoding ABC-F family ATP-binding cassette domain-containing protein encodes MLTVNNLSVQFGKRILFDEVNTTFSDGNIYGVIGANGAGKSTFLKILAGDIDPTSGHVFLEPGKRMSVLNQNHNMFDGHTVLETVMMGNKVLYAVKKEMDELYLDYNDKNADRIGELQVQFEEMNGWNADSDAAAMLSNLGIGEDLHYTLMADVDAKLKVRVLLAQALFGSPDVLIMDEPTNDLDFETIGWLENFLANYENTVIVVSHDRHFLDAVCTHISDIDFGKINHYSGNYTFWYESSQLAAKQRAQQNKKAEEKKAELEEFIRRFSANVAKSKQATSRKKMISKLNISEIKPSSRRYPAIIFDQEREAGDQILNVKNLSASVDGEVLFKDVDINMAKGDKIVLFSKDSRATTAFYEILNGNMKPDSGTFDWGVTTNQAYLPVENHDFFENDLSLVDWLRQWAKTEEERDEVYIRGFLGKMIFSGEEALKTSRVLSGGEKVRCMLSRMMMERANVLMIDEPTNHLDLESITAFNNSLKNFKGSVIFTTHDHEFAQTVGNRIIELTPNGVIDRYMTFDEYLDDEKIQELRRKMYA; translated from the coding sequence ATGTTAACAGTAAATAATTTATCGGTACAATTTGGCAAAAGGATATTGTTCGACGAAGTGAACACGACCTTTTCCGATGGCAACATTTACGGGGTCATCGGTGCGAACGGTGCCGGAAAATCAACCTTCCTGAAAATCCTCGCGGGCGATATCGACCCGACGTCAGGCCACGTGTTCCTTGAGCCGGGCAAGCGCATGTCGGTGCTCAACCAAAACCACAACATGTTTGACGGGCACACGGTACTCGAAACGGTCATGATGGGTAACAAGGTGTTGTATGCCGTGAAAAAGGAAATGGATGAATTGTACCTGGATTACAATGATAAGAATGCCGACCGCATAGGGGAACTACAGGTGCAGTTTGAGGAAATGAACGGCTGGAACGCTGATTCGGACGCCGCTGCAATGCTTTCCAATCTCGGTATTGGGGAAGACCTGCACTATACGCTGATGGCCGATGTCGATGCCAAGCTCAAGGTGCGTGTGCTGCTCGCCCAGGCACTTTTCGGAAGCCCGGACGTACTGATTATGGATGAGCCAACAAACGACCTCGATTTTGAAACCATCGGCTGGCTTGAGAATTTCCTTGCCAACTATGAAAATACCGTGATTGTGGTCTCTCACGACCGTCACTTCCTTGACGCGGTGTGCACGCACATCTCCGACATTGACTTCGGAAAAATCAACCATTATTCAGGGAATTATACATTCTGGTATGAGTCAAGTCAGTTGGCCGCAAAACAACGCGCCCAACAGAATAAGAAAGCTGAGGAAAAGAAGGCAGAGCTGGAGGAATTCATCCGCCGTTTCAGTGCCAACGTGGCCAAATCCAAGCAGGCCACTTCGCGTAAGAAAATGATCAGCAAGCTCAATATTTCTGAAATCAAGCCATCAAGCCGCCGGTACCCTGCAATTATCTTTGACCAGGAACGCGAGGCGGGAGACCAGATACTTAACGTAAAGAACCTCAGTGCTTCCGTTGACGGCGAAGTGCTTTTCAAAGACGTCGATATCAATATGGCGAAGGGCGATAAAATCGTGCTGTTCTCAAAAGATTCCCGTGCAACCACGGCATTTTATGAGATATTGAACGGCAACATGAAGCCGGATTCCGGAACATTCGATTGGGGTGTTACCACCAACCAGGCGTACCTGCCGGTGGAAAACCACGATTTTTTTGAAAATGACCTGTCATTGGTAGACTGGCTCAGGCAATGGGCGAAAACCGAGGAAGAGCGCGATGAGGTGTACATCCGTGGCTTTTTGGGGAAAATGATTTTTTCAGGCGAAGAGGCATTGAAAACATCACGAGTATTGTCAGGAGGTGAGAAAGTCCGTTGCATGCTCTCGCGCATGATGATGGAACGTGCCAACGTCCTGATGATCGATGAGCCTACGAACCACCTTGATCTGGAATCGATTACGGCGTTCAATAACTCGCTTAAGAACTTTAAGGGATCCGTTATTTTCACTACACATGATCACGAGTTTGCACAGACCGTCGGGAACCGCATCATTGAGCTGACCCCGAATGGCGTAATCGACCGCTACATGACGTTTGATGAGTATCTTGACGATGAGAAAATTCAGGAATTGCGCAGGAAGATGTACGCTTAA
- a CDS encoding TlpA family protein disulfide reductase, with protein MIRLLLPACLVLLFGSCNKPFGNEDYTAFFGGEVSNPTSPYVLFCKDTQVIDTIMLRDDNTFFVKFDSLSPGLYTFKNEPEYQYVYFDKNDSIMVRINANDFDESIVFCGRGEEKNNFLMELYLKNEHEKKKIYDVFEYDYPHFKKNIDSAYASKEKFYHSKKESIQWNDDFDSYAKAMLDFNYYSKKEIYPVVHEMRTGVAMKRKLPGNYYAHRKTINYNDARLTEFSPYVKYLTYMLNNMALQKDLPNATEADKSLEMHVRKMHIADSLFQNRAIKNTILNNIAFTYLLEDQNIVNNKKFLDQYHRLSTDKSKHNEILKIGDAIQNLREGNELPTVGLVNLNNEQVDFKSLIHKKTVLFFWTRNLESHVIAAHKIILELIRKHPDYQFIAINVDRDQEEWRKDMANYKFDGIQEYRAADFELMKEKWVINKIHRTMILNADGTINNAFVSLFDAKFEDHLR; from the coding sequence ATGATAAGACTTTTACTCCCCGCCTGTCTTGTTCTGTTGTTCGGTTCCTGTAATAAACCATTCGGCAATGAGGATTATACCGCCTTTTTCGGTGGAGAAGTTTCAAATCCCACAAGCCCATACGTGCTTTTCTGCAAAGACACACAGGTGATTGATACGATCATGCTCAGGGATGACAATACTTTTTTTGTCAAATTTGACTCGCTGTCGCCCGGATTGTACACGTTCAAGAACGAACCGGAATACCAATACGTCTACTTTGACAAAAATGACAGCATCATGGTGCGGATCAACGCCAATGATTTTGACGAGTCGATTGTTTTCTGCGGACGCGGCGAAGAGAAGAACAATTTCCTGATGGAACTGTACCTCAAAAACGAGCATGAAAAGAAAAAGATTTATGACGTTTTTGAATACGATTATCCCCATTTCAAGAAGAACATCGATTCGGCATACGCATCGAAAGAGAAATTTTACCATTCCAAAAAAGAATCCATACAGTGGAACGACGACTTTGATTCTTATGCAAAGGCGATGCTGGACTTCAACTACTACTCCAAGAAGGAAATTTATCCTGTCGTACACGAAATGCGCACCGGCGTGGCCATGAAAAGAAAACTGCCGGGCAATTATTATGCACACCGGAAGACCATCAATTACAATGATGCCAGGCTGACCGAGTTCTCTCCGTACGTAAAATACCTGACGTACATGCTCAACAATATGGCGTTGCAGAAAGACCTGCCCAATGCCACCGAAGCCGATAAATCTTTGGAAATGCATGTACGCAAAATGCACATCGCCGATTCGCTGTTCCAAAACCGCGCCATTAAGAACACCATCCTGAACAACATCGCCTTTACGTATTTGCTGGAAGACCAGAATATCGTTAACAACAAGAAATTCCTGGACCAGTACCACCGGCTGTCGACTGATAAAAGCAAACACAACGAAATCCTGAAAATCGGCGATGCCATCCAAAACCTCAGGGAAGGCAACGAACTCCCCACAGTGGGCCTCGTAAACCTGAACAATGAGCAGGTCGATTTCAAATCGCTCATCCACAAGAAAACGGTGCTGTTTTTCTGGACGCGAAATCTGGAATCGCATGTGATTGCCGCGCACAAGATTATTTTGGAGCTGATCAGGAAACATCCGGATTACCAGTTCATCGCCATCAATGTTGACCGCGACCAGGAAGAATGGCGCAAAGACATGGCCAATTATAAATTTGACGGCATACAGGAATACCGTGCCGCAGATTTCGAACTTATGAAGGAGAAATGGGTCATCAATAAGATCCACCGTACGATGATCCTGAACGCCGATGGCACCATAAATAACGCGTTCGTAAGCTTGTTCGATGCGAAGTTTGAAGACCACCTGCGGTAA
- the fsa gene encoding fructose-6-phosphate aldolase: MKFFIDTANLNEIREAQALGVLDGVTTNPSLMAKEGITGKNNILKHYVDICNIVDGDVSAEVIATDFDGMVKEGEELADLHDQIVVKLPMTKDGVKACKYFSEKGIRTNVTLVFSAGQALLAAKAGASYVSPFIGRLDDVSTDGLNLIEEIRGIYDNYGYETEILAASVRHTMHIVNCAKIGADVMTGPLSAILGLLKHPLTDIGLAQFIADYQKGNQ; this comes from the coding sequence ATGAAATTTTTTATCGACACCGCCAATCTGAACGAGATCAGGGAAGCACAGGCATTGGGTGTTTTGGATGGCGTAACCACCAATCCGTCACTGATGGCCAAAGAAGGCATCACCGGGAAAAACAACATCCTGAAGCATTATGTGGACATTTGTAATATTGTCGATGGCGATGTGAGCGCTGAAGTGATTGCGACAGATTTCGACGGTATGGTGAAGGAAGGCGAGGAGCTGGCCGACCTGCATGACCAGATCGTCGTGAAACTCCCGATGACCAAAGACGGCGTGAAAGCCTGTAAATATTTCTCTGAAAAAGGCATCAGGACGAATGTCACGTTGGTATTCTCGGCGGGGCAGGCATTATTGGCTGCGAAAGCCGGCGCGAGTTATGTTTCCCCGTTTATCGGGCGTCTCGATGATGTGTCGACTGACGGACTGAACCTGATTGAGGAAATCCGTGGCATTTATGACAACTACGGCTACGAAACCGAAATCCTTGCCGCTTCGGTGCGTCACACGATGCATATCGTAAACTGTGCGAAGATCGGTGCCGATGTGATGACCGGTCCGCTTTCCGCGATCCTTGGATTGTTGAAGCACCCGTTGACGGATATTGGCCTGGCGCAGTTTATCGCCGACTATCAGAAGGGAAACCAATAA
- a CDS encoding SDR family oxidoreductase, with translation MNKIVLITGGSSGLGKAIGEFLHSKDFKVYGTSRNPAKVTDSVFPLLALDVRDPQSIQNAVSELISKEGRIDVLVNNAGVGITGPIEETPLKEMKNNFDTNFFGPIAVMKAVLPQMRSQKSGLIVNITSIAGYMGLPYRGIYSASKGALELITEALRMEVKSFGLKITNIAPGDFATNIAAGRFHSPLIPGSAYETSYGNILKTMNEHVDSGANPHEMGLAVYAIMQKQDPGIHYKVGTFMQRFSIILKRVLPDRMYEKMLMRHYKL, from the coding sequence ATGAACAAAATTGTCCTAATCACCGGTGGCTCCTCCGGTCTTGGAAAAGCCATAGGCGAATTCCTCCATTCAAAAGATTTTAAAGTCTATGGCACCAGCCGCAATCCCGCAAAGGTCACAGATTCCGTTTTTCCTTTACTGGCACTCGATGTGCGTGATCCCCAAAGCATACAAAATGCGGTTTCCGAACTGATTTCGAAAGAAGGCCGTATCGATGTGCTGGTCAACAACGCCGGTGTAGGCATTACCGGCCCGATCGAGGAAACGCCCTTGAAAGAGATGAAGAACAATTTTGATACGAATTTCTTTGGCCCGATTGCAGTCATGAAAGCCGTGTTGCCACAAATGCGTTCACAAAAATCAGGATTGATCGTCAACATCACCTCGATTGCCGGGTATATGGGATTGCCATACCGCGGGATTTATTCTGCGTCAAAAGGCGCTTTGGAACTGATTACCGAAGCATTGCGGATGGAAGTGAAATCGTTTGGCCTCAAAATAACAAACATTGCTCCGGGTGATTTCGCGACGAATATCGCTGCCGGGCGTTTTCATTCGCCGTTGATTCCGGGTTCAGCGTATGAAACTTCATACGGAAATATCCTGAAAACCATGAACGAGCACGTTGACAGCGGTGCCAATCCGCACGAAATGGGATTGGCCGTTTATGCGATTATGCAAAAGCAAGATCCCGGAATCCATTATAAGGTGGGCACTTTTATGCAGCGTTTTTCAATTATCCTGAAGCGTGTTTTGCCGGACAGGATGTATGAAAAGATGCTGATGCGGCATTATAAACTGTAG
- a CDS encoding glutaminyl-peptide cyclotransferase, with the protein MKKYNLLAVISLNLIMLSCGDENKTHFAFDETKIEAHYTNSESAALTILNADNKEIDSVAYFVNDKRVAGAKDLKPVNLPLAGYKLGYQEVLAKIYFGGKTEEITSRVEVVSSITPKLLTYKVLNTYPHDISSFTEGLEFYRDTLLEGTGQYGSSKLLKVDYKTGKILKSADLQSQYFGEGITVINGKIYQLTYKEKTGFIYNADTWKIEKTFTFDKDIEGWGMTHDNQYIYQTDGTEKIWKMDPSTQKMVDYISVYSSSDKIKSLNELELIDGEMYGNIWQKDLIAIINPATGEVTAAIDLSELRKSLTNPEAEVLNGIAYNPKTKTIFVTGKNWDKIFEISVLK; encoded by the coding sequence ATGAAGAAATATAACCTGCTCGCTGTCATTTCGTTAAACCTGATTATGCTTTCCTGCGGAGATGAAAATAAAACCCATTTTGCGTTTGATGAAACCAAAATCGAGGCACATTACACCAATTCAGAGTCGGCGGCACTGACAATTTTAAACGCCGACAACAAGGAAATCGACAGCGTCGCCTATTTTGTAAATGACAAACGGGTGGCAGGCGCAAAAGACCTTAAGCCGGTAAACCTGCCATTGGCGGGTTATAAGCTCGGCTATCAGGAGGTGCTGGCGAAAATTTATTTTGGTGGAAAGACCGAAGAGATCACGAGCCGTGTGGAGGTGGTGTCTTCGATCACGCCGAAATTGCTCACCTATAAGGTATTGAATACCTACCCGCACGACATCAGCTCTTTTACGGAGGGATTGGAATTTTACCGCGACACGCTGCTTGAAGGCACCGGACAATATGGGTCGTCGAAACTGCTGAAAGTGGATTATAAGACGGGCAAGATCTTAAAAAGTGCCGATTTGCAAAGCCAGTATTTCGGCGAAGGGATTACGGTAATCAATGGGAAAATATACCAGTTGACCTATAAGGAGAAAACCGGCTTTATTTACAACGCCGATACCTGGAAAATTGAAAAGACCTTTACCTTCGACAAGGACATAGAGGGCTGGGGCATGACGCATGACAACCAATACATCTACCAGACCGACGGTACCGAGAAAATCTGGAAAATGGACCCGTCCACACAGAAAATGGTAGATTATATCAGTGTGTATTCGTCGTCGGATAAAATCAAATCGCTGAACGAACTGGAGCTCATCGACGGGGAAATGTACGGAAACATTTGGCAGAAAGACCTTATTGCCATCATCAACCCGGCTACGGGCGAGGTTACTGCAGCCATCGATCTGTCGGAGCTCAGGAAATCGCTGACAAATCCGGAAGCCGAAGTCTTGAATGGGATTGCTTACAATCCAAAAACAAAAACGATTTTCGTTACCGGGAAAAACTGGGATAAAATATTTGAAATCAGCGTGTTAAAATAA
- a CDS encoding BlaI/MecI/CopY family transcriptional regulator gives MQNLTNKEEEIMHILWKLKKAFVKDIMAEITNEQPHYNTLSTIVRNLEEKGYVAHTAYGNTHQYFPIVALEDYRKKFMNTAIEHYFNNSYKNMVSFFAQEEKISAKELREILDIIEKK, from the coding sequence ATGCAAAATCTCACGAACAAGGAAGAAGAAATCATGCACATCTTATGGAAGCTTAAAAAAGCTTTTGTAAAGGACATCATGGCTGAAATCACCAACGAGCAGCCACACTACAACACACTCTCGACCATCGTACGCAACCTGGAAGAAAAAGGGTACGTGGCCCACACCGCTTATGGCAACACGCACCAGTACTTCCCTATCGTCGCATTGGAGGATTACAGGAAGAAATTCATGAATACGGCGATTGAGCATTATTTCAATAACTCGTATAAGAACATGGTGTCATTTTTTGCGCAGGAAGAAAAAATCTCTGCGAAGGAACTCCGTGAAATCCTGGACATCATCGAAAAGAAATGA
- a CDS encoding M56 family metallopeptidase produces the protein METLLLYLIKSGALMALFFCGYQLLLRRETFFDANRWYLLAGLFASVSLPLLYVKKIVWIEAPKFTAAQLTALSESVGKQAMQQPAMQAIDWAAITWYVYLAVCLVLTVKVMANIISLFRLLHRQRAVKMGTFTLVDLDRDVAPFSFFNYIVYNSARYSDDELQSILNHEKVHSRERHSIDVLVMKVFSIIFWFNPFVWLYKKAVLQNLEYIADRKAVSQLHDKRAYQMALLRAVTLPNYLSITNNFNQSLIKKRIVMLNKNQSKNRNLWKYALMLPLLAAFMLYFQVKVIAQQKQVQVTADQPFSGQHNDPDHFNFVIDRNTSDAEIKQEIQRLKALGATLKISRVKRNSKGEIIAVKINYKDKNSSIEKYVNGTAAIDPIYFSKNDDFTGFGQPEKRIAITTHRSEDEEDNGIFTFSFNDDEAPEAPELPEAPEAPEAPEPLDPLDFKFDFDQNNVIVKSVTGKDGKTVVTVNGKVVADVDVDKIMADMAPIIIDGETISLGGGDSKGKKAIIIKSKEMRNKAKQAMDYAKIQREQGDIQREAAEEMRSSFEEMKVQQREQMQKMKAEMDAMRAELEKTRAEIKKQK, from the coding sequence ATGGAAACGCTGCTGCTTTATCTGATCAAATCCGGCGCGTTGATGGCCTTGTTCTTCTGTGGCTACCAACTGTTGCTGCGGCGGGAGACCTTTTTTGATGCAAACCGCTGGTATCTGCTGGCTGGTTTATTCGCCTCGGTATCGCTGCCGCTGCTGTATGTAAAAAAAATAGTCTGGATTGAAGCCCCGAAATTCACCGCAGCACAATTGACCGCCCTGTCGGAGTCAGTTGGGAAGCAAGCAATGCAACAGCCGGCAATGCAGGCGATTGACTGGGCAGCGATCACCTGGTACGTCTACCTCGCGGTCTGTCTGGTGCTGACGGTAAAAGTCATGGCCAATATCATTTCGTTGTTCCGACTGCTTCACAGGCAGCGGGCCGTGAAAATGGGCACATTTACGCTCGTGGATCTCGACCGGGATGTGGCACCCTTTTCGTTCTTCAATTACATCGTTTACAATTCTGCCAGGTATTCTGACGACGAATTGCAAAGCATACTGAACCACGAGAAGGTGCACAGCCGCGAACGGCATTCCATCGACGTACTGGTGATGAAGGTTTTCAGCATTATTTTCTGGTTCAATCCATTTGTCTGGTTGTACAAAAAGGCCGTTTTGCAAAATCTTGAATACATAGCCGACAGAAAGGCCGTGAGCCAGTTGCACGACAAACGCGCTTACCAGATGGCCCTGCTCCGGGCGGTCACCTTACCGAATTACTTATCAATTACCAATAATTTCAATCAATCACTAATCAAAAAACGAATCGTTATGCTAAACAAGAATCAATCCAAAAACAGGAATTTGTGGAAATATGCCCTGATGTTGCCACTACTCGCTGCCTTTATGCTTTACTTTCAGGTGAAAGTGATTGCACAGCAAAAACAGGTACAGGTGACCGCTGACCAGCCTTTTTCAGGGCAGCACAATGACCCCGACCATTTCAATTTTGTCATCGACCGAAATACTTCCGATGCTGAAATCAAACAGGAAATTCAACGCCTCAAAGCGCTTGGCGCAACCCTAAAGATTTCACGGGTCAAACGCAACAGCAAAGGCGAAATTATTGCGGTAAAAATCAATTATAAGGATAAAAATTCTTCCATAGAAAAATATGTGAACGGCACAGCCGCAATTGACCCGATTTACTTCAGCAAGAATGACGACTTCACCGGATTCGGCCAGCCGGAAAAACGAATTGCCATAACTACACACCGTAGTGAAGACGAAGAGGATAACGGAATCTTTACGTTTTCCTTTAATGATGATGAGGCACCAGAAGCACCCGAACTGCCGGAAGCGCCCGAGGCCCCGGAAGCACCGGAACCGCTTGACCCATTGGACTTCAAATTCGATTTTGACCAGAATAACGTCATTGTAAAAAGCGTTACGGGCAAAGACGGCAAAACAGTGGTAACGGTCAATGGCAAAGTGGTCGCCGATGTGGATGTAGACAAAATCATGGCGGACATGGCGCCAATCATCATAGATGGTGAGACCATTTCGCTGGGCGGCGGCGACAGTAAAGGCAAAAAAGCCATTATTATCAAAAGTAAGGAGATGAGGAACAAGGCGAAGCAAGCGATGGACTACGCCAAAATCCAAAGGGAGCAGGGCGATATCCAAAGGGAAGCCGCCGAGGAGATGCGGAGCAGCTTCGAGGAAATGAAGGTACAGCAACGCGAACAGATGCAGAAAATGAAAGCCGAGATGGATGCTATGCGCGCCGAGCTTGAAAAAACCCGTGCCGAAATCAAGAAACAAAAATAA